One genomic segment of Bacillota bacterium includes these proteins:
- a CDS encoding ABC transporter permease, with protein sequence MSVKIIELVKEFSLPGIAGLVLIFIVLLIALFAPSISMHPHNIPSGPPLSPPGGEHPLGTDELGIDLWSQICYGARVSLLVGLGTALLAGLGGGLIGIVSGYLGGWPDKVLMRLIDVMIVLPDFPLMIVLAAFLGPSLLNIILVLALFSWVFPARIARSQILMLKEQSYIKSAETYGAGAWYLMWRHFLPEVFPVVAVNLIRLTGRAIVSEAGLSFLGLGDPTSKSWGLIIHHATNFRGIYYTDFWKWWLLYPWLTLTAMVISLAFVSREVERIADPRMGR encoded by the coding sequence TGCCGGGAATAGCCGGTCTTGTCTTGATTTTCATCGTTCTCCTGATAGCCCTTTTTGCTCCCTCTATTTCAATGCATCCTCATAATATCCCCTCCGGACCACCGCTCTCGCCGCCCGGAGGGGAGCATCCTTTAGGAACTGATGAGCTTGGTATTGACCTCTGGAGCCAGATATGTTACGGGGCCAGGGTCAGCTTGCTCGTGGGTCTTGGGACAGCTTTACTGGCAGGCTTAGGCGGCGGCTTAATTGGCATTGTTTCAGGATACCTGGGCGGGTGGCCTGATAAGGTTTTAATGAGGTTAATTGATGTTATGATTGTGCTGCCGGATTTTCCGCTGATGATTGTGCTGGCAGCTTTTTTGGGCCCAAGCCTTTTGAATATTATTTTAGTACTGGCCCTGTTTTCGTGGGTTTTCCCCGCAAGAATTGCCCGTTCTCAAATCTTGATGTTAAAAGAACAGAGTTACATCAAATCTGCGGAAACGTATGGTGCCGGCGCCTGGTATTTAATGTGGAGGCACTTTCTTCCAGAGGTCTTCCCTGTGGTGGCGGTGAATCTGATCAGGCTTACGGGGAGGGCAATCGTTTCTGAGGCCGGGCTTTCCTTTTTAGGGTTGGGTGACCCCACCTCTAAAAGCTGGGGCCTGATCATTCATCATGCTACCAATTTTCGGGGAATTTATTACACTGACTTTTGGAAGTGGTGGCTGCTCTACCCGTGGCTTACGTTAACTGCAATGGTAATCTCCCTCGCCTTCGTCAGCCGTGAGGTGGAGCGAATTGCTGATCCGCGTATGGGAAGGTGA